In a genomic window of Nitrospirota bacterium:
- a CDS encoding ATP-binding protein produces MERSPSRTRTRWGLKGRLVLLTLVVGTVPLLLAIGMAYVQGTRELQTVIGASFAGLATESARKLDLVFADEVTLITRIARDPALVEFLTDRAAAPFSLADPGRRWQARDDRLVREITEGPLAGRLKWYLNNEAHEPDATRVLFVTDAAGRLAGSVNTSVDYTHGGETWWQKALAVGRGGAYLGNVTFDPALNAYTFHLSVPVMGSDRKRPLGVVHRVFDAKSYLSPFLSPIRFGKTGHVMLIDSSGTVMSCPILPTGTRLADAELVRLVTPPHAGWAKTPSDGHGSQTQSIVGFSPLSDTNRLTIASTGTVWHTFAWQSSGELLAPTRHLLARTSVGGLLAIALLAVLGYAAAVRIVTPIRRLQQGAALIGRGELNERISVRTGDEIEQLAEEFDRMNVRLRKAFSGLTQEVEEKAEEIRSLQAYTQRILDSVPNPIVLIEDERVQYANFAARCAFGVGDREVHGTNLFELIPLDDSSRERLRDQLHVYAQGLAMSGRTPGPVQVSGADEPPGDPLSPRPTSETSPATNELTIRRVTYRYEMFRIDTRSTEQGWAGLVLWDTTGESQMQDQLLQAEKLAGLGVLTSGIGHELNNPLFGILSLSEAIRDEKDPTRMKDHASRIVDHAKRMARVIRDFAGSTRPDRADLRDDVDVNEQLDLALRVVGLTDEVTGLQVRRRYQSVPRIRAVPEEIGQVFVSVITNAIQAMKGRGTIDLSSGVSSEAIVVRIHDSGPGVPKGYASKIFDPFFTTKAPGQGTGLGLTIARRIVLRYGGQIRLEPGEGPGATFVLRFPTT; encoded by the coding sequence ATGGAGCGCTCACCGAGCCGGACCCGCACGCGATGGGGACTGAAGGGCCGGCTCGTGCTGCTGACGCTGGTGGTGGGGACCGTGCCGTTGTTGCTGGCGATCGGCATGGCCTACGTCCAGGGTACCCGCGAACTGCAAACCGTGATCGGGGCGAGCTTCGCGGGGTTGGCCACTGAAAGCGCGCGCAAACTCGATCTGGTGTTCGCCGATGAAGTCACCCTCATCACCCGCATCGCACGCGATCCCGCACTCGTGGAATTCCTGACCGACCGGGCAGCGGCCCCCTTCTCCCTTGCTGATCCTGGACGGCGGTGGCAGGCTCGCGATGACCGTCTGGTCCGGGAGATCACCGAGGGGCCGCTGGCCGGTCGTCTCAAATGGTATTTGAACAACGAGGCGCACGAACCCGACGCAACGCGCGTGCTGTTCGTGACCGACGCCGCGGGTCGCCTTGCCGGCAGCGTCAACACCTCGGTCGACTACACGCACGGCGGGGAAACCTGGTGGCAAAAAGCGTTGGCCGTCGGGCGAGGCGGCGCCTACCTCGGAAACGTGACGTTCGACCCGGCGCTGAACGCGTATACGTTTCACCTCTCGGTGCCGGTGATGGGGAGCGATCGCAAACGGCCGCTGGGAGTCGTCCATCGCGTGTTCGACGCCAAGAGCTACTTGTCCCCATTCCTGTCTCCCATTCGATTCGGAAAGACCGGACACGTCATGCTCATCGACAGCAGCGGCACCGTCATGAGTTGCCCGATCCTCCCCACGGGAACGCGGCTGGCAGACGCCGAACTCGTGCGTCTGGTGACTCCGCCTCACGCGGGCTGGGCCAAGACTCCTTCCGACGGGCACGGCAGTCAGACGCAGTCCATCGTCGGGTTCTCGCCGCTCTCCGACACCAACCGCCTGACGATCGCATCCACCGGCACCGTCTGGCACACGTTCGCCTGGCAGTCGTCCGGAGAGCTGTTGGCTCCGACCCGTCACCTGCTGGCGCGAACCTCGGTGGGCGGGCTTCTGGCGATCGCGCTGTTGGCCGTCTTGGGGTACGCGGCCGCCGTCCGCATCGTGACGCCGATACGCCGCCTGCAGCAAGGCGCCGCGCTGATCGGTCGCGGAGAGCTCAACGAGCGGATCTCGGTGCGCACGGGCGACGAGATCGAACAGCTAGCGGAAGAGTTCGATCGGATGAACGTCCGGCTGCGAAAGGCCTTCTCCGGGCTGACGCAGGAAGTCGAAGAAAAGGCCGAAGAGATCCGGTCGCTTCAGGCCTATACCCAGCGGATTCTGGACAGCGTGCCCAACCCGATTGTCCTGATCGAAGACGAGCGGGTGCAATACGCCAACTTCGCCGCCCGGTGCGCGTTCGGCGTGGGTGATCGTGAGGTCCACGGCACGAACTTGTTCGAGCTGATCCCCCTGGATGACTCCTCCCGCGAGCGATTGCGTGATCAGCTCCACGTCTACGCCCAAGGCCTCGCCATGTCGGGACGGACGCCGGGACCGGTCCAGGTCTCCGGGGCCGATGAGCCGCCGGGCGATCCGTTGTCCCCTCGACCGACGAGCGAGACGAGCCCGGCCACGAACGAACTGACGATCCGGCGGGTGACGTATCGGTACGAGATGTTCCGCATCGACACCCGTTCGACCGAACAGGGATGGGCCGGGCTCGTGTTGTGGGACACCACGGGAGAGAGCCAGATGCAGGACCAATTGCTGCAGGCCGAGAAACTCGCCGGACTGGGCGTGTTGACATCGGGCATCGGCCATGAACTCAACAATCCGCTGTTCGGCATCCTCAGTCTCAGCGAAGCCATCCGGGACGAAAAAGATCCGACTCGTATGAAAGATCACGCGAGCCGCATCGTGGACCACGCGAAGCGGATGGCCCGAGTCATTCGAGATTTCGCCGGCTCCACGCGACCCGACCGCGCCGATCTGCGGGACGACGTCGACGTCAACGAGCAACTCGATCTCGCGCTGAGGGTGGTCGGGTTGACCGACGAGGTCACCGGGCTCCAAGTGCGGAGGCGTTACCAGTCGGTTCCACGGATTCGCGCGGTCCCCGAAGAGATCGGACAGGTCTTCGTCAGCGTCATCACGAACGCGATCCAGGCCATGAAAGGCAGGGGCACGATCGACTTGAGCAGCGGCGTCTCCAGCGAGGCCATCGTGGTGAGAATCCACGACTCGGGTCCCGGGGTTCCGAAAGGTTATGCGTCAAAGATCTTCGACCCCTTCTTCACCACCAAAGCGCCCGGGCAAGGCACGGGGTTGGGCTTGACCATCGCGCGACGGATCGTCCTGCGCTACGGTGGTCAGATCCGACTTGAACCCGGCGAAGGCCCAGGAGCCACGTTCGTGTTGCGCTTTCCCACGACGTGA
- a CDS encoding ATP-binding protein has product MTVAILGAGQGGSALLELFVRTPGVAVSGVADHDPRAPGLRRARELGIPIAVNVAELLSSYQTDLIVDVTGDPEVARWITAHHPPGTEVLGGTGAKLLWNLVQYEAQIQMQLSQAEKLATIGTFTSGIAHDINNPLYFLMSLAETLCDEQDPAVVREHARDMLRAVRRISSIVQGLTRYARIPQSEDWADVEINTKLDEAIQLAQYATGLKEVVVVKDYADRSVVRGRPDEFIQVFVNLITNAVQAMHGRGTLQVSTHREDGAVAVAISDSGPGIPEKILGKIFDPFFTTKRPGEGTGLGLHICRTIVKKFDGHISVSSREGQGTTFRLQFPGAG; this is encoded by the coding sequence ATGACGGTGGCTATTCTCGGCGCCGGTCAAGGGGGGTCCGCCCTACTCGAGTTGTTCGTACGCACCCCGGGGGTCGCGGTCAGCGGGGTGGCGGACCATGATCCCCGAGCTCCCGGGCTGCGCCGCGCCCGGGAGCTCGGCATTCCGATCGCTGTCAACGTCGCGGAGCTACTCTCCAGTTACCAGACCGACTTGATCGTGGATGTCACCGGGGATCCCGAGGTCGCGCGTTGGATCACCGCTCACCATCCTCCAGGAACCGAGGTTCTGGGCGGCACCGGTGCCAAACTGCTCTGGAACCTCGTCCAGTACGAAGCCCAGATCCAGATGCAACTGTCTCAGGCCGAGAAACTGGCCACGATCGGGACCTTCACCTCCGGGATCGCCCACGACATCAACAATCCCCTCTATTTTCTCATGAGCCTGGCGGAAACTCTGTGTGATGAACAGGACCCGGCGGTGGTCAGGGAGCACGCGCGCGACATGCTGCGGGCGGTCAGGCGGATTTCCTCCATCGTCCAGGGCTTGACGCGGTACGCCCGCATTCCGCAGTCGGAGGACTGGGCGGACGTCGAGATCAACACCAAACTGGACGAAGCCATCCAGCTGGCTCAATACGCCACCGGGCTGAAGGAAGTCGTGGTAGTCAAGGATTACGCGGATCGTTCGGTCGTGCGCGGCAGGCCGGACGAATTCATCCAAGTCTTTGTGAACCTCATCACCAACGCGGTTCAAGCGATGCACGGAAGGGGAACCTTGCAGGTGTCGACCCACCGTGAAGACGGCGCGGTGGCCGTGGCCATCAGCGACTCCGGACCCGGCATTCCCGAGAAGATTCTGGGGAAAATCTTCGATCCGTTCTTTACCACCAAGAGACCGGGCGAAGGCACCGGATTGGGGCTGCACATCTGTCGCACCATCGTCAAGAAGTTCGACGGACACATCTCGGTCTCGAGTCGAGAAGGTCAGGGGACGACCTTTCGCCTACAGTTTCCGGGCGCAGGATAG
- a CDS encoding response regulator — translation MVDLFGIPQSNSRGRVLVVDDEADVRKAVNLGLTKSGYEVIEAEDGKKAVDVMNSGDNPLSVDVIICDIRMPRVNGVEAISYFRKQYPSRPIIVLTGFPDVQLATSLMKQGVADYLIKPVERDKLAAAVDSAMKQYGRV, via the coding sequence ATGGTCGACCTGTTTGGTATTCCGCAGAGTAACAGCCGGGGCCGCGTCTTGGTGGTGGATGACGAAGCCGATGTACGAAAGGCCGTGAACCTGGGGCTGACCAAATCCGGGTATGAGGTGATCGAGGCCGAAGACGGGAAAAAAGCCGTGGATGTCATGAATTCCGGCGACAATCCCCTTTCCGTCGATGTGATCATCTGTGACATTCGGATGCCCAGGGTGAACGGGGTGGAGGCGATCAGTTATTTCCGCAAACAGTATCCTTCGCGTCCGATCATTGTGCTGACGGGATTTCCTGACGTGCAACTCGCCACCTCGTTGATGAAGCAGGGCGTGGCGGATTACCTCATCAAACCGGTCGAACGAGACAAGCTCGCCGCCGCAGTGGACTCGGCGATGAAGCAGTACGGCCGGGTATAG